CGGCCGCGTTCAAGGTCCATATCTCCGAGCCGGGTGACGACGGCGTGTCGATGCATCCGGCGGAAATGCTGTTCACCGGCACGTTGGCCGGCGCGCGGGCTCTCGACATGGAAAGTCGATTCGGGAATTTCGATCTCGGCAAGGAAGCCGACTTCATCGTCGTCGAACCGGCGCGCTGTCCGGCGTTGGCGGGTGCGCTGGCACAGGGGATTCGTTCCGAAGACCCCAGATCGGCGCGGGATCAGACACTGTTCGCACTGCTGATGGGTATGCGCGAGCCCGTGATCTCGGAGGTCTACGTTCGGGGCCATCGCATCGACGGCGCCTAGAGGCGCGCCGATGACAACTGCCGCGACCGCCGTCACTGTCTTTCATCGCCCGTCGGACAGCACGGAATTTCATGCTTGGCTGGCGCGGATGATCGAAATCGCCGAGGCCGCGGACGGATTCGTGGACGTGTCCGTCGCGGTGCGTGATGGTCCCCAGCTCGAGCCGGGTTTCAGTGTCACTTTCCGATCCGAACGGGCAGTGCACGATTTTCTGGACTCGACCGACAGGGCGCGCTTGCTGGTCGAAGGCGAGTCGCTGGGGTTTCGCCGCAAGTGTTCGGACCTGATCATCGTCGAAGGTGGATTGCCACCTCCGGGGATCGGCGTGTTCCGGCACAGCGTCGCCCGCGGAAAGGAAGATGAATTCGCGGCGACGGAATTGCGCTTGGTCGCGTCGAGTTCCACATTTTCCGGATTCGAGGGCGCCGCGCTTTTTCCCACGAGCAAAGCCGGGCAATGGTTTTCGGTGCTCCGATTCCGAACGGGACACCAGCTGTCGGATTGGATGCGCTCGGAGGAACGCGCCGCCGTCCTGCCGGAATTGCGCTCGGAGTTGACCGAGGATTTCACGGTCGATGCGCACGCCACACCGTTCGGGTCCACGTTCCGAACGGTCGACGGCGAGACCCGAATCACGCCGACGTGGAAGATCGCCATGTTGGTGCTGTTGGTGCTGTATCCGACGGTGATGACATTGTCGAGGTTTCTCGGCCCGGTGCTGGACGAGATCGGAGCGGAGCCCTGGTTGGCGATGTGGCTGAGCCAGATCGTCAGCGTCGCATTGATGAGTTGGTTCTTGTCGCCCGCGGTCGCGACATGCTTCCGGCGGTGGCTCGATCCGATCGACGGTGCGGGGTGGCGAATCAGTGCCGTGGGCGCCGCGGTGGTTGTTGTGGTCTACGCCATGACGCTGCTGTTGTTCGCGTCGGTGCAGTGGCTGCAGTACTGGGATTACCACTGACGTCGGCTTACTCATGGAGCGGTACTCGTTGTGCCCCGCGGGTACAGACCGTCGAGCATGATCCCGAGGAGTCGCCGCCAGTCGCCGCTACGGTTGCCGATCGTCGCCGATATCGCGCCGACGAGCAGGTAGACATCGGCCACCGTGCAGTCATCGCGGAGTGCGCCCGCGGCCCGGTCCCGCTCGATGAGTTCGGCGATGACGGTTTCGAGCCGGGCGCGGGTCTCGCCTCGTGGCTCGCTGCCGGTCGACTCCCGAGCCGCCTCGATCGCCGCGGACAATCCACGGTCGGCCGTCAGAACTTCGCCGACATGGTTCAGATAGCGGGCTAGCGCCTGACCCGGCTCGGCGTGTAGCACGCATTCGTTGCGGGCGAAGTCCTCGATCTCGGCGAAGCGTTGCTCGGCTGCGGCCTCGATGAGGTCGGCATGGGTGGGAAAGTGGCGATAGACGGTGCCGATGCCGACTCCGGCGACGCGAGCTATCTCGGGTAGCTGAACCGCGCTGCCGCGCTCGGCGAACAGGGTGCGAGCCGCCGCCACGATGCGGGCTCGGTTGAGCGTGGCATCGGCGCGCTGTCTACGGGGTGCTGCAGGCCTTGACACCAGCAATCCTTCCTTGTGTACGCTTCAAATGGAACCGGAATCCGGTTCCGTTTATCACTGAAGGGTACAGCTTATGTCCGACGATCGTTTCCTCCTTCTCGGCCCCGGTGAAGTGCGGCCTGGCCGCGTGCCATTGCCTGCCGCCTTCGCGGTCAAGGCGATGAGCGAGGACGCCGAAGGCAGGTTTTCCCTGCTGGAGGTGACCCTCGCCCGCGATATTCCCCGACACACGCACCACGTCGCGGACGAGTGCATCTATGTGTTGGAGGGTGTGCTCGGTGTCGAGTTCGACGACCGTGCACTCACCGCGACGGAAGGGATGTTCGTGCTGCTGCCGCACGGGGTGCCGCATGCCCTGCGGTGCGGGTCGCAGCCGCCGCCCCGGGTGCTGCAGATCTCCTCGCCCGGCGGTTGGGAGTGCTACTTGGAGGACCTTTTCGAGGCCGGGCAGTCGGTGCTCACCGATGGCGAACTGGACCCGGCGAAGATCAACCTGATCGCAGGCAAGTACGACATCCGGTACGAGGAGACGGCGTAGGTAGCTCGGTGGAGGAGTCGGATGCCGCGCTGGTGCGCAACGCGGTCGGCCGCTGACAATCACTTTCGCCGTCCGGCTCTTTACCGGAGCACGGTCGCTTGTCGCGCCCCGCTGACGACCGGGCCCGCGATACTGTCATACGTGCCTCTGCGAGGTGTGAACCCTGGCCGTCAGGCGAGTTTCGCGGCCAGCGCCCGCCCGGCGGCTCGGCCGGAGAAGATGCAGCCGCCGAGGAAGGTGCCCTCCAGCGCGTTGTAGCCGTGCACGCCGCCGCCGCCGAATCCGGCGACCTCGCCCGCGGCGTACAGGCCGGGGAACGCGGCGCCGTCCGGCTTGATCACCTGGGAGTCCAGGTTGGTTTGCAAGCCGCCCAGGGTTTTCCGGGTCAGGATGTTGAGCCGGACGGCGATCAGCGGACCGGCCGCCGGATCGAGGATCCGGTGCGGTTTGGCGACCCGTCCCACCTTGTCGCCGAAATACCGGCGGGCGTTGGCGATCGCCATCAGCTGGCCGTCCTTGGTGTACTTGTTGGCCAGTTCCCGATCCCGGGCGACTATCTGGCGTTCCAGGTCGTCGTAGTCGAGCTGGGGGCGGTGCCCGTCGATCCCGGCCCGCCCGATCTTGTTCATGCCGTCGACCAGCTCACGCAGCGTGTTCGCGACGACGAAGTCGACACCGTGCCGCTTGAACGCCTCCACCGGGCCCGGCGCCCCCTTGGCGACCCGGCTCTTCAGCGTGAGCTCGAGGTCCTTGCCGGTGATGTCCGGGTTCTGTTCCGAGCCCGACAGCGCGAACTCCTTTTCGATGATCGACTGGGTGAGCACGAACCAGGAGTAGTCGTAGCCGGACTTCAGGATTTCCTTCATCGTGCTGTTGGTGTCGAATCCGGGGAAACAGGGTGCGGGCAGCCGCTTTCCGTTTGCGTCGAACCACAGCGAGGACGGGCCGGGGATGATCCGGATGGCGTGGTCGGGCCAGATCGGGTCCCAGTTGACGATGCCCTCGGTGTAGTGCCACATGCGGTCGCGGTTGACGATAGCGCCGCCCGCCGCCTCGGTGATGCCGAGCATCCGTCCGTCCACGTGGGCGGGCACACCGGAGATCATCGTTTGTGGGCACGGGCCGAGCCGCTCTGTCGGCCAGTTGCGGCGGATCAGCTCGTGGTTGTGGCCGATCCCGCCGGATGACACGATCACCGCCTTCGCGCGGAACTCGAAGTCGCCCACCTTGTTGCGGGACGAAGCCCGGCCGCGTTCGAGATCGGTGTCCTCCAGCACGGTGCCGCGCACGCCGACCACCGCGTCGTTCTCCACGATCAGCTCGTCCGCTCGGTGGCGGAAGCCGAAGCTCACCAGCCCGCGCCGCTCGCCCTCGAGCACTGGCTCGGCGAACACCCGAACCACCTCGGGGCCGGTGCCCCAGGTGAGGTGGAAGCGCGGCACCGAGTTGCCGTGTCCGTCCGCGAATCCGCCGCCGCGCTCGGCCCAGCCGACCAGCGGTGTCACGCGCAGGCCGAGATCGCGCAGATAGTCCCGCTTCTCGGTGGCGGCGAACCGCACGTATGCCTGCGCCCACTGCCGCGCCCACAGGTCCTCGTCATCGCGGTCGAATCCGGCCGAGCCGAGCCAGTCCTGCAACGCGAGATCGTAGGAATCCTTGATGCCGAGGCGGCGCTGCTCAGGGCTGTCGACGAAGAACAGCCCGCCGAGCGACCAGAACGCTTGACCGCCGAGATTGTTGCGGTTCTCCTGATCGAGCACATGTACGGTGTGTCCGGCCTTGACCAACTCGTGCGCGGCGACCAGGCCGGCCAGCCCGGCGCCGACGACGATGACGTCCGCCTTCTGTGCCACATCGGGACTGTTGTGGGACATGTTCATCCTTCGGTTGCGGTGCTGTAGGCCAGCACAACGTGGTGGAAGAGTTCGGTGCGCCGCCTGCGGACGACAAGGCTGTCCGGCTCCATCAGGACCTGCACACTGGTGCCGTCGTGGACGGCGATGAGCGCCTGGCCGAACGCGTCCGGGTCCGGCACGCAGCGGCCGCCGCGTGTGAGCGCGGCGACGATCGTCGGCATGAGGGCCGCGACGATTGCTTCCTCACGCGCGGCCATCACCCGGCGCAGCGCGGGTGTGCGTAGGGCATGCGTGGTGAACTCCGCGGTGATCCGGTACCAGCCCTCGTCGACCCGAACCGCCCGTTCCAGCCGTTCGACCGCGGTGCGGACGTCATCGGTGCCTTCGGCCGCGATGTTGTCGAGGATGGCGCTCGCCTCGGCGAGCATGGCCGCCGAACGTTGTTCCCACATCGCCAGGAACAGCTCGTCCAGGGAGTTGAAGTTGGAGTAGAACGCGCCACGGGTGAAGCCGGCCCGCTCGCAGACCCGTTCGACGGTGGCGCGACCGAACCCTTCCTCGGAGAATGCCTGGTAGGCCGCGGTGAGCAGCCGGTTCCTCGTCTCGGTGCGGCGCCGGGTGACCCGGGTCGGCGCTGCTTTCGCGGCATCGGATGCCACGGGGCGCCTCCCTCGAATCGGGCTGATCGCGGCCGTTGGATACAAGAATGTATTCAATACAGAATCGTATCAGAGGTGCTTGCCCGGCGAGTGCGAAACCCCCGGGTAGGGTGAGCTCGGCGGCATCCGGCCGTGGCCAGGTCCGTGTCGAGCCGATCGGTGCGAGGTGATCCGATGAGCGAGGTCCGCGGCGGTACCGGCTCGATGCTCTGCTGGCAGGCGCGCAGGCCGGGTCCGATCGACACCGGTCCGATGGACAAGGTGCGCTCGGCCGTCCCGGAACCGGCGCTGGGCGAGCTGCTGGTGCGCGTACTCGCCTGCGGTGTGTGCCGGACCGACCTGCATGTGGTGGAGGGGGATCTCCCGGTGCACCGTGCGGGCGTAGTGCCCGGGCACGAGGTCGTCGGTGAAGTCGTTGCCCTCGGGTCGGCGACGGGGGCGAGGTTCGCTGTCGGGGATCGGGTCGGCATCGCCTGGCTGCGGCACACCTGCGGGGAATGCGCGTACTGTCTGCGCGGAGCCGAAAACCTTTGTCCACGTTCGGCTTACACGGGCTGGGATGCCGACGGCGGCTACGCCGAGTTCGCCTGTGTGCCCGCCGCGTACGCGCTTCGCCTGCCCGGCGGCTACTCCGATGCCGACACCGCACCGTTGCTGTGCGCGGGCATCATCGGATACCGGGCACTGCGGCGGGCGAGCCTGCCACCCGGCGGACGACTCGGGATCTACGGCTTCGGCGGCAGCGCCCACATCGCCGCCCAGGTCGCGGCCGCGCAGGGTGCCGAGGTGCACGTGATGACACGTGATCCCGCCGCGCGTGAACTCGCGACCGCCCTCGGCGCGGCCTCGGTACAGGGCGCGGCCGACCCGCCTCCGGTCCGGTTGGATTCGGCGATCTTGTTCGCGCCCGTCGGCGACCTGGTGTTGCCTGCGCTGGCGGCGCTCGATCGCGGCGGGGTCCTTGCTATCGCGGGTATCCATCTCAGCGACATTCCTGCGCTGAACTATCAGCGGCATCTGTTCCAGGAGCGAGAGATTCGCTCCGTCACCGCCAACACCCGGTCGGACGCTCGTGAATTCCTCGCTCTTGCGGGCGAATACCGGATACACCTGACCACGCACGGGTACTCCCTCGGTACGGCCGACCAGGCGCTGGCCGACCTCGCGCACGGACGGTTCACCGGCGCAGCGGTTCTAGTTCCATAGGAAGACGCCACAGGACACGATTCGGCCAGAGTGCTGTTGCAGGGATACGTGGTCCACCGAGCGGCGCTCAGTCGAACCTCTGGCCCGCTGTTCTTGTCGGAATCACGCCGCACCGGGGAGAGCCTTCGGCGTTGTGGACTGGTCGAAGGTGGTGCGGCGGATCGCGCTAACCGCAGAGCTGCCGCGCTTCTCCACGCACACGATCCGGCACCTGTGTCTGATCGACCTGGCCCGCATGGGCTGGAAGCCGCACGCCATCGCCACCTTCCATCCAGACTGCGTAACAATGGCCTGATGGCTATCGGTGACACCACAGCGTGGCCCGGTCGACGCGTCCGATGAGCAGCGCGCAGTCCCCGCGGCAGCTGTCAGCGGATCTGGCGCCGCTGTGGCATGCGCTCCATCGACGACTGTCGACGGGGCGTTCGGTGAGCCGGGTCAAAGTCGGCCCGCTGAACGCCGCGCAGCGGACGGCCATCGCCGATCTGTTCGGATCCGCGCGGATGCCCGGCGAATACTGGATGGTCAGCTTGGCGCAGGTGGACACGGTGCTGCTCGACGTGACCGGCTGCGACGCTTACACCGTCGTCGAGCACCTGGTCGGTTCGATCGGAAATCGGTCGGCCGAGCGCGCGGCCGCTACTGCCGAGCGAAACCGGTTGTGGGAGTGGTTGTTCGATCACGAGGTGGTGCGAGCCCAGCCCGCGCTGATCGGCTGGGCGGCGTTGATGCGGCGAAACGGACTGGTGGAGGGATCGGTCCAGCGGACCACGATCGAGCTCGAGCGCGCGTTGCGCGTCCTGCGCGAGTTGCCAGGGGCCGGGGTGCCGTTGCCCGTGTTCGCCGCCAGAATGCTGGGGGATCCGCACGGCCTCGATGATGGCACCCGCACGCAGGCGATGGTGATTCGCGCCTTGACCGCGATCTATGACAGCGAGCCGCCGAAGGATGTCGTCCAGCTGCGGGCATTGTGGGAGCGAGCGGGCATTGCCGACGACGAGCTGTCGTCGACAGTTCTTGTCGCAGGTGTGCCGACCGACGATTCGAACACGGTGATCGGCCAGATCCTGCACACCTGTGCGGGGGCTGGGCTCGCCGCGGTGCTGACCTTGCAACAGCTGCGCGTCGAGGCGGAGCTGACCGAGGTGGCGGCCCGGGTGTGGGTGATCGAAAACCCCAGCATCCTCGCAATGGCATTGGCGCGCTTCGGTGACCGCTGTCCGCCGATGGTGTGCACGGCGGGCTGGCCGAGCAGCGCGGGCGTTCGGCTGCTCGACCAGTTGGCACGAGCGGGTGCCGAGCTGCGTTACCATGGCGACCTCGACGGGGAGGGATTGCGGATCGCCGCGAATCTCGTGGCCAGGGTCGGCGTGGTGCCATGGCGGATGACCAGCACGGACTATCTCGCGGCGTTCGGCTCCGACGGCCCGTCAGTCGGTCGGGTGACGCAGGCGCCGTGGGACCCGGAGCTGTCCGAGCATATGCGTCGAGTCGGCCGGCTGGTGCCAGAGGAACGCGTCGTCGATCTGTTGCTCGAGGATATGGCGCCGTAGTTATCAGACCGTGCGGCTATGGTGGTCCTCCGAGTCACCAGCCAGGGGGAGCCGATATGGATCCGATTCGGGTACCACCCGAGATGTTCCGATTCACCGGTGGAGATCGCGCCGGGTTGTACGTGTCGGTGCTCCATGCGTTCGGTGAGGCGAACGAACGGCTGGAGACGGCGCTCGGTATCGATGACATCCGGGCCCGATTACGGTCGGTCGGATGGTTGGAGGCCATCGAAGACGACGACCTGACCGCGGCGCTCGACCAGCTGCGCGCCTGGAATCTGGTCGACGTCATCCAGAACCATTCCGAGAACTACCGCACCGTAACCGAATACGAACGTCGAAATCTGCAGTACTCGCTCACCAGGCAGGGTGAAGCCGCGTTCGCCGGTGTCGTGCACGCGATGACCGTCCTCGCCTCGACCGGCGCCCTGCAGACCGCGGTGCTCGACGCCATCTCCGACCGGCTCGCCGACCTGTCGCATGAACTGGAGTCGGGATCGGACCGCAGAGTGTTCACGGTGTTGAGCGAGCTCGAGTCCCATCTCGAGGCGCTGCGCGGCAACACCAAACAGTTCAACGGCGAATTGCAGCGACTGCTACGCGCCGACGGCGTCGACATCAACGTATTCCACGAGGTCAAGGCCGCCACCGTGGCCTATCTCCAGGAGTTCCTCACCAACATCGAATACCGCAGCCACGCCATCGCGTCTCGGATCCAGGCGATCGAGGACTACGGGTTGACGCGCATGCACCAGCGCGCA
The DNA window shown above is from Nocardia sp. NBC_01730 and carries:
- a CDS encoding TetR/AcrR family transcriptional regulator, with protein sequence MASDAAKAAPTRVTRRRTETRNRLLTAAYQAFSEEGFGRATVERVCERAGFTRGAFYSNFNSLDELFLAMWEQRSAAMLAEASAILDNIAAEGTDDVRTAVERLERAVRVDEGWYRITAEFTTHALRTPALRRVMAAREEAIVAALMPTIVAALTRGGRCVPDPDAFGQALIAVHDGTSVQVLMEPDSLVVRRRRTELFHHVVLAYSTATEG
- a CDS encoding FAD-binding dehydrogenase encodes the protein MSHNSPDVAQKADVIVVGAGLAGLVAAHELVKAGHTVHVLDQENRNNLGGQAFWSLGGLFFVDSPEQRRLGIKDSYDLALQDWLGSAGFDRDDEDLWARQWAQAYVRFAATEKRDYLRDLGLRVTPLVGWAERGGGFADGHGNSVPRFHLTWGTGPEVVRVFAEPVLEGERRGLVSFGFRHRADELIVENDAVVGVRGTVLEDTDLERGRASSRNKVGDFEFRAKAVIVSSGGIGHNHELIRRNWPTERLGPCPQTMISGVPAHVDGRMLGITEAAGGAIVNRDRMWHYTEGIVNWDPIWPDHAIRIIPGPSSLWFDANGKRLPAPCFPGFDTNSTMKEILKSGYDYSWFVLTQSIIEKEFALSGSEQNPDITGKDLELTLKSRVAKGAPGPVEAFKRHGVDFVVANTLRELVDGMNKIGRAGIDGHRPQLDYDDLERQIVARDRELANKYTKDGQLMAIANARRYFGDKVGRVAKPHRILDPAAGPLIAVRLNILTRKTLGGLQTNLDSQVIKPDGAAFPGLYAAGEVAGFGGGGVHGYNALEGTFLGGCIFSGRAAGRALAAKLA
- a CDS encoding cupin domain-containing protein — protein: MSDDRFLLLGPGEVRPGRVPLPAAFAVKAMSEDAEGRFSLLEVTLARDIPRHTHHVADECIYVLEGVLGVEFDDRALTATEGMFVLLPHGVPHALRCGSQPPPRVLQISSPGGWECYLEDLFEAGQSVLTDGELDPAKINLIAGKYDIRYEETA
- a CDS encoding zinc-binding alcohol dehydrogenase family protein — encoded protein: MLCWQARRPGPIDTGPMDKVRSAVPEPALGELLVRVLACGVCRTDLHVVEGDLPVHRAGVVPGHEVVGEVVALGSATGARFAVGDRVGIAWLRHTCGECAYCLRGAENLCPRSAYTGWDADGGYAEFACVPAAYALRLPGGYSDADTAPLLCAGIIGYRALRRASLPPGGRLGIYGFGGSAHIAAQVAAAQGAEVHVMTRDPAARELATALGAASVQGAADPPPVRLDSAILFAPVGDLVLPALAALDRGGVLAIAGIHLSDIPALNYQRHLFQEREIRSVTANTRSDAREFLALAGEYRIHLTTHGYSLGTADQALADLAHGRFTGAAVLVP
- a CDS encoding TetR/AcrR family transcriptional regulator, which encodes MSRPAAPRRQRADATLNRARIVAAARTLFAERGSAVQLPEIARVAGVGIGTVYRHFPTHADLIEAAAEQRFAEIEDFARNECVLHAEPGQALARYLNHVGEVLTADRGLSAAIEAARESTGSEPRGETRARLETVIAELIERDRAAGALRDDCTVADVYLLVGAISATIGNRSGDWRRLLGIMLDGLYPRGTTSTAP
- a CDS encoding antibiotic biosynthesis monooxygenase, which produces MTTAATAVTVFHRPSDSTEFHAWLARMIEIAEAADGFVDVSVAVRDGPQLEPGFSVTFRSERAVHDFLDSTDRARLLVEGESLGFRRKCSDLIIVEGGLPPPGIGVFRHSVARGKEDEFAATELRLVASSSTFSGFEGAALFPTSKAGQWFSVLRFRTGHQLSDWMRSEERAAVLPELRSELTEDFTVDAHATPFGSTFRTVDGETRITPTWKIAMLVLLVLYPTVMTLSRFLGPVLDEIGAEPWLAMWLSQIVSVALMSWFLSPAVATCFRRWLDPIDGAGWRISAVGAAVVVVVYAMTLLLFASVQWLQYWDYH
- a CDS encoding TIGR02679 family protein codes for the protein MSRVKVGPLNAAQRTAIADLFGSARMPGEYWMVSLAQVDTVLLDVTGCDAYTVVEHLVGSIGNRSAERAAATAERNRLWEWLFDHEVVRAQPALIGWAALMRRNGLVEGSVQRTTIELERALRVLRELPGAGVPLPVFAARMLGDPHGLDDGTRTQAMVIRALTAIYDSEPPKDVVQLRALWERAGIADDELSSTVLVAGVPTDDSNTVIGQILHTCAGAGLAAVLTLQQLRVEAELTEVAARVWVIENPSILAMALARFGDRCPPMVCTAGWPSSAGVRLLDQLARAGAELRYHGDLDGEGLRIAANLVARVGVVPWRMTSTDYLAAFGSDGPSVGRVTQAPWDPELSEHMRRVGRLVPEERVVDLLLEDMAP